The sequence tacctgatacgataaaccaagatcagctacgagtttctgaacctcgtagtatgagccaggagctacattatcttcgggtagaatactttttacataatcagcaatcgcatccacacagtcttcagccaaattataatccgtcttaatgcccatcaatcttgtagcatatgataaagctgaatgaccatctctgcaaccttcgtacaatggttgctttccagcatccaacatatcataaaatctcctagcttcggcattgggtaaatcttcccctctaaaatgatcatttaccatctgctcagtacctacaccataatgtacatccgttctaattggttcttctaatctaaccgctggctgaggttccctagtactaccatgttcataatcagtttccccatgatgataccaaattttgtaacttcgtgtaaacccactcaaatatagatgagtccaaacatcccactctttaataacctttttatttttacaattagagcaaggacatcttaacatacatgtttttgcttccggttgtcggtgaactaaccccatgaattcggttatacctcgttggtattcttccgtaagcaatctcgtgttcggatccaaatgaggtcgatcgatccaagaacgaaaataatttgaagaagacatgttttttatgaatcaaattcgtgtgtaaagagagtgagagggaggatgaagatatggagtgaatgaagaggaacaggggtgcttgtatttatagttgaaatcctgccgacagaccgaggaaattccgacggaattccgatgccaacggctagttcgtcggaatttcctcggaatttttaaaatccccccaacggctctccaacggctctctaacgtctataatatttcctcggaattcatcgatTTTTTCCAAGGAATAcaattttcctcggtattccataaaaatattccgacggaatgatatttcctcggaattctgtcggtatattccgaggaaattccgaggaaaccaaattttgtgtttcctcggaatatccTCAGAAATTCCTCGGTATTTTCTGAGgatttcattttccgtcggaacgtccgtcagaataccgatgttttcttgtagtgaatgtttcaaaataaatctACGTCAAAGTATTTCACTGAAGGAACATTACAAAATTTTCAAGTGATATTAACTGATTGAACCAATTTCacttgaaaattttatattgacACTTGTTGTAATTGTGCTATACATTTGGTAGTGGGAATATcccatatttttgaatattcgTACTACTATGCCCTAAAAGCCACTGGCCTAAAAGTATGTGTGCAGCCATATGATGACATGTTAAAAAGTGAGAAGGttgttttttattaattatttggttGGTTCCCAGACGCAGGGAAGTCCTTCGAGAGGCCTACCACAGTCTCCTACCACTTGACTTTTCTTTTACTTTCAATATATTTTGCACAGGAACCTGTATTCTTTATGCGATAAATCATTTgccatatttatttatttttttgacagaGGTGCCACAATTACTTTTTGAGGAAGTGATAAaagagttgacaaaaaaagagaggaagtgATAAAAGCCAAAAGGCTGGGAGGTAGAAGTGCAATTTGCTATTGTTTCATAACGATGACAAAAAGTAGAGTAATTAACATTACAATCTCAACCTCAACCTCaaagttataacttataacttTATTATgatgaataaataattaaacaccAACTTACCAAGAGATgtctttatttataatataagttCAAAGTAAACATTTAGTTATTTGTAAACCCTCAGTTCACCGCAGCACCATTGCCGTTGCTTTATCACCATATAACACATACTATAAGCAGATCTGACTATAAGAACATcatatagagaaaaaaatttacgAAAACGAATCTCACCACAGTTTGTAAGGTCTTTTTGTATGGTATTTTTGCATGTGAGGCCTTGCTGATTCTTTGACATTTTAGCATCCAGAGTTAAAAAgagttaattatattttataaattatatatatatatatatatatattgatttttagggtgattcaaatatatgttttcaatttatcaaaaaatatatatctttttaaagTATTCTggcatacaaaatatatatgtcTTTTAAAGGTTTTTTGACGCATACAAAATACGTATAGTGgctattgttttatttattactcatTCTGTTTCGAATTATTTGTCGTTCTAGAGAAAAAAATTCGTCACAAAACAAGTATGTTTTAAAGTTCGCAAAACTTATTAATCTTAATCtcctatcaatttttttttattggttgaaatatgattAGGTGTATAGGTAATGATGTTTTCTATTAGAAATATacgaaattaaatattttcttaatttgtgtgcaATTACCTAAAACGACAATTAAATCGAAATTGATGAAGTAGTTAGTAATAATTCAAATTACaactctacaatatttctatagatATCTGTTTTGGAATTAATAAAacaagttcattattatatcaaattttatagatttttaagtAGATAGTTTTAGCAATGTTTAAAAGTCATAAACGTTGTATCTGTgttttaaaacttcaaatatttatataaaacctTAAACTAATAACCAGTTCTTATGATTAATTATTGTGGCCAATATTTAACAATGTGTATATGTTGTAGTTTCCGAATGATTGCTTATATACGCATGATGAGGTATCATCTGTACTCAACCTCGACTGGAAAAGAAAACCTAAACCATTTGTATTCCAAGAAGTaaattgaagattttttttcatcGAACATCGTTACGTACGTATTATAAGTGGAACTGCATGCACATGATTAAAAGACAATAGTAAATCATACGTTTACAAATCACAAGTACACATATACACATGCATATGTGGATTAACCATTGCATAGAAATGTTTAGTTTAGTTGTGCGATAAACTATGGCCAATCCCAGGGCTATGACCAGGTGTTGTAGGCCTGAAATCTTCTGCATATTTACCTTCCGGTGGTGGCGACGGAGGTGGCTGCGAGAGCTGGACCGCCTTTTCATCAACTATCAGATCGTTGTTCATAGCCTTCATCGTCTTGCTATCATCATGACCAACATTCATCTTATCATCAACTTTCATGTTTCTTAGGGTTCGTCCATGGACGCAATTAAACCCATTAAAAAGCACCATCATTAAAACAACGCAAACGAACAATGTTTTCTTTTGACCCATAGAAGACTCCACTGGAGAAAAAAATGGGAGATggaaaagaaaacagaaaaagagagagatatgAGAGGTTGTGTGAAGTAATACTTGCTTCTATGGGGGCATTTATATAGAGATTGTGTACGTGCTTAATTGTTGAAAATAAACTATTGAATTATAAAGTcgatatattttgtttattagaaAAGTTACAAAGTAGGTCGCATGCTAGTGATAttctttcaaaataaaatgattgcaAGAAAAACAAGCAGTTCACTGAATCGAAAATTTAAGCTACCTAAATAATGTCAATTATAGAAAAAGACATCGCCGAAGCATAATAGCTCTACAACCATTAAAGTTCGTCCGACTCCGAATCAAGACACTAGCGGTCAGGAGGCTATTCACTCTTTAGTCTCTTAATTACAGTATCTGtacaaattaataatattataatcatCATAGTACtttatttataaatgtattaaTTTTAAACGATTTAATTAATTGgtagattttatattattagatatttttaaacaaatattcattttataattttttatattgattaattatttaaaattaatttttatttatattagaatAATTAGTGTTTTGGTCAGGGCCGGTTGGTAtatcgaaattatatatatatatatatattagtgtttagaataaataatattagaaCACTTTGAAATGATAACAACtaaagatatattttatttgtacaaacattttttgttaaaacttatttttctttgttcacCACTGTATCTACCGTAAAGTACTGTACATTCACACATACACTAAatgcagaagaagaaaaaaacaataataactcATCCAAATAAACTAAAAGAACTTCGGCTCTAATCCGTTTAGTTCGGTTTTGGTTTAACCAAAGAGTTGTTGAATTACAGCCTCACCGTTTCCATTGTATTGTGATAAAAGTTACTTGCATCAGACCTCGGCAGAGCCAAAAAATCCTAATACTTCGGTTCTGTTTTCTTTATATCGGTTCTGTGTAGAATCCATCCTTGCTGCGGGTGGGCATCGGTGGGTGGTTTTTTCCTTACCGGAGAAGAAGCAGCAATGTCATCAACGTcgtgatttaaaataaaaagaaatctaACCCACAAAGGCTATGTCACGTGACATAGGGGTGGGGTTCGAATAGATACACATTCAGATTCGGATCGGATATTTCTACATAGAGGTATAGAAATCGTTAGGATATTTCTacatttcggatcgggtttggttagggcatctccatccccACTTCATAATTTACTCCGAAAATAGAGTGGAAAATGGagtataaacaaaaaataaaaaatctctccatttatggagtaatcacttttttgtttcttcactaTTCTATTTTCCACTTCATTTTGCAGTAAATTATGGAGTGGGGATGGAAATGCTCTTATTTTGGGTCAGTTtcgaatatttagatttttaaaaaaaaaaattaaatttttcactgtctaagttttttgtatttgaaatatatactttttaacttaactagttttctaatttttaatagattaaattattaataggtttaaagataaaactttaaatcataaaaatgctaatttagttgttgttttaaaattttggatgtaacttttattaatataaaaaacaagagtttaatttatattttaagtgagtagcaaatgattttgcccataattatatgtattatCTGATTTTGATCCAAGtacatcattaatataaatattttgaataaaattaaaaaagtaaactagaaatgtaaaattaaatattcatatattcgGTTATCTTCGTATATTCATTCGAATTCGGATATTTCCCGTTCAAGTTTAGATATCTAATCTCTCCTAGTTTAATACCCATTCAAGTATTTTACTATTTGGTTCAAATTGCTCACCCGTAACGTGACATTTGAGTGATTGACATTTACATAACCGCCGGTAAAAATGTATACAGTAGATTCATTGTTTTACTTGGGTTTAAAACGCTTAtcagtttataaaataaaaccaaGATTTGTCTAGGGATGTCAAAATGGGTCATGATCTATGGGTTGACTCAACCCAAGTTGATCCATTAACCCAAATGAACTGATTATTTTTGATTCAATAGGTTAATGGGTTAATAggttaatgggttaacaagttAATGGATTTATTGGGTTGGGTCAACTCTGACCTATTtggttttcaaataaaaaaaacatgagtaAACCACCCAATTCTAAGGTTTGATAGAATTGGGAAATCATAAGTTTCTCTAAAGTTCAATCATTTATTCGGTAAAATGCGTTTTCTgctaaaattcacaaaaatatgtttccCGCCAAACCCCTCCCCCCTCCCAAAAttcattttcccgccaaaactgtaaAAGTCGTTTTCCTGCAAAACTacgttttcccgcaaaaacgtgtttcctGCAAAAACACGTTTTACccaaaaatatgtttttctgctaaaaccgcaaaaacacattttccgctAAAACTAcgaaacgtgttttcccgccaaaactgcaaaaactcGTTTTCCTGCAAAAACGTGGTTTCCTGCCTAAATcgcaaaaaacgtgtttttcaccaaaactacaaaaaaacgTTTTCTCATTTCGATCAACTTAGtcttaacttaaaaataaatcattataaaGATGTTGGGTTGATGGATCAACCATTAACTCATCTAACCTATTTAATTCAATGGTTATGGAACAATTCAACACATCTaacttatttatattaaatagattAGATTGATCCATGATCCATTAACAGTAAACCCATTTGGATTATGGATTGGGTTTATCCATTCTGACACCCTTAGATTTGTGTATGAATTGTGAAAGGCGTGTACATCTATTTATGAATTTTCATTACAGGCCAAACAAGATAAGAGGCGACTACACGTGTAGACATTCGGGTGGCATGCATGAGCCCCGCTCAGTTGAGAAGGATCAGTACGAGTGAGTTAATTACATATGCCATGGATAAACAAGTGTCCTAGTCTTACTGATATAACTCAGTGATGAtggtaacaaaaataaaaataaaaaccaaaattacCGGGTCCAAAAACACAATAGAAAGCTTGAGCAAGAATCTACATAGCACaagtttgattttatttattataaaattaaatagaaaagcaAAACGAAAATTGTTTACGTCTGGTTCCTAACTTTCTCCTCCTCCTTGGCTTCGCTACCTTGAGTTGTGTCGTAATCTTCCCAAAATGAAAATACATACACAATCGTAAACAATCACCATCGATTAAGAGATATTTACTTGTATTGTACATATAATAAAGTGTTGTGTATGAAGAGGTCACACAGCTTGTTGCTACGACCTGGAACTCCTCCCCCCTCGATTCTGTTATTAGTAAGTTGAATGCGGTTCGACGAAGCATAATTCAATGGGCTAAGGAACAGCAGCAGCAAAACAACCTAGCTATTAAACGTAACCAAGAGGCGCTAGAGTCTGCTCTCTCAAGCTCTGCTCCTGATCCCATCCTGATCGAGACAATTAATGCTGAGTTACGTCAAGCTTACCAGGCCGAAGAACAGTTCTGGCATCAAAGGAGTCGAATTCAATGGCTCAAGCAAGGAGATAGGAATACGGGCTTCTTTCATGCAGCGACCAGAGCACGACGAACAATCAATACTATTCCGGTCTTAGAAGATGAACATGGAGGAGTAGTGTACGAGGAACATGAGATTGCCCGAGTGATCTCTACATACTTCACTCAGATTTTTACATCAAATGATAACAACTCCTTCACCCAGATTCACGGACTGCTCACTAGGAAGGTGACCCCGGAAATGAACTCTATGCTTACAGCAATACCGAGTGATTCGGAAATTAAGGAGGCAATGAAATCTATCAATGGAGGCAAGGCCCCGGGACCAGACGGGTTCTCCGCTACCTTCTACCAATCATACTGGCACATTGTGGGTCGGGATGTAACAAAAGATGTCAGGGAGTTCTTCACTTCGAACAGACTACACCCGCGGCAAAATGAAACACACGTCAGGCTTATTCCTAAAGTCACGGGCGCAAGATCAGTTGCTGAGTATCGCCCAATTGCTCTCTGAAATACTCACTACAAGATCATTGCAAAGATTCTTACCCGGAGACTTAAACCGCTGCTGCCTCTACTCATCTCCAATACGCAATCAGCCTTTGTAGCGGGACGAGCAATCTCGGACAACGTCCTCATCACCCATGAAACTCTACACTATCTAAAGACTTCGGAGGCGAAGAAACGATGTACCATGGCTGTT comes from Brassica rapa cultivar Chiifu-401-42 chromosome A02, CAAS_Brap_v3.01, whole genome shotgun sequence and encodes:
- the LOC103855333 gene encoding precursor of CEP5-like, with translation METKQVLLHTTSHISLFFCFLFHLPFFSPVESSMGQKKTLFVCVVLMMVLFNGFNCVHGRTLRNMKVDDKMNVGHDDSKTMKAMNNDLIVDEKAVQLSQPPPSPPPEGKYAEDFRPTTPGHSPGIGHSLSHN